The following proteins are co-located in the Spirosoma montaniterrae genome:
- a CDS encoding putative toxin-antitoxin system toxin component, PIN family, which produces MRLIVDTNCLLVSVPRRSPYRWLYDAILIGRVELAVTTEILLEYEEQLGLFYAPDYAEYILATLTNLPNIIQVNPLHFYWLLIENDPDDNKFVDTAIAANADYIITNDRHYQILQKVSFPTATVVRLDDFQSILAAFSTTTKS; this is translated from the coding sequence ATGCGGTTAATCGTTGATACCAATTGTTTGTTGGTCTCCGTCCCACGTCGTTCCCCTTATCGCTGGTTATACGATGCCATTTTAATAGGCCGGGTCGAATTGGCCGTTACGACCGAAATCCTGCTGGAATATGAGGAGCAATTAGGATTATTTTATGCTCCCGATTATGCTGAATACATACTGGCTACGTTGACAAACCTCCCGAATATCATACAAGTAAATCCGCTTCACTTTTATTGGCTCCTGATCGAAAACGACCCTGACGATAACAAATTTGTTGACACAGCCATTGCTGCCAACGCCGATTACATCATTACTAATGACCGGCATTACCAGATTCTCCAGAAAGTGAGTTTTCCGACCGCTACCGTTGTGCGGTTAGATGATTTTCAATCTATTTTAGCCGCCTTCTCAACCACCACCAAGTCATAG